From Streptomyces sp. HUAS MG91, the proteins below share one genomic window:
- a CDS encoding aminotransferase class V-fold PLP-dependent enzyme, giving the protein MTHPFLDLAPLSAEHFASIEDRVARLMDTSQDVVIMQGEALLPLEGAIRGTAAPGTVALNVITGPYGQTFGDWLRDCGATVHDLAVPFHTAVTAEQVRAALAEHPEIDFVSLVHAEAATGNTNPVAEIGAVVREHGALFYLDAVASIAAEPVLPDAWGVDLCVIGAQKAMGGPAGVSAVSVSARAWERMTANEQAPRHSYLSLLDWKQRWIDGGRKALLHAPAQLEMLALEACVERIESEGLDALMARHASAAAATRAGTLALGGGLEPYVHEARDAAPVATTLRAPAGTDARELVAKALAVDPVLPLVAGGGALAQEMIRVNHYGPQATRGVVQSSLAALGGALAEAGIAVDLEGARKAVAAAWQ; this is encoded by the coding sequence GTGACGCATCCGTTTCTCGACCTGGCCCCCTTGAGCGCCGAGCACTTCGCCTCCATCGAGGACCGTGTGGCCCGTCTCATGGACACGTCACAGGATGTCGTGATCATGCAGGGTGAGGCGCTGCTGCCGCTGGAGGGCGCGATCCGCGGCACGGCGGCGCCCGGGACCGTCGCGCTGAACGTGATCACCGGCCCGTACGGTCAGACCTTCGGCGACTGGCTGCGCGACTGCGGGGCGACCGTGCACGATCTGGCGGTCCCCTTCCACACGGCCGTCACCGCGGAGCAGGTGCGGGCGGCGCTCGCCGAGCACCCCGAGATCGACTTCGTGTCGCTGGTGCACGCGGAGGCCGCGACCGGCAACACCAACCCCGTCGCCGAGATCGGCGCGGTGGTGCGGGAGCACGGCGCGCTGTTCTACCTCGACGCCGTCGCCTCGATCGCCGCCGAGCCGGTGCTGCCGGACGCGTGGGGCGTGGACCTGTGCGTGATCGGCGCGCAGAAGGCGATGGGCGGCCCGGCCGGTGTCTCGGCGGTGTCGGTGAGCGCCCGCGCCTGGGAGCGGATGACCGCCAACGAGCAGGCGCCGCGCCACTCCTACCTGTCGCTGCTCGACTGGAAGCAGCGGTGGATCGACGGCGGCCGGAAGGCGCTGCTGCACGCGCCCGCGCAGCTGGAGATGCTCGCACTGGAGGCATGTGTCGAGCGGATCGAGAGCGAGGGGCTCGACGCGCTGATGGCGCGGCACGCGAGCGCCGCGGCCGCCACCCGCGCCGGAACGCTGGCCCTGGGCGGCGGCCTGGAGCCGTACGTCCACGAGGCGCGGGACGCCGCGCCGGTCGCCACGACGCTGCGGGCGCCCGCCGGCACCGACGCCCGTGAGCTGGTCGCGAAGGCCCTCGCCGTGGACCCGGTGCTGCCGCTGGTCGCGGGCGGCGGGGCCCTCGCGCAGGAGATGATCCGGGTCAACCACTACGGCCCGCAGGCCACCCGCGGGGTCGTGCAGTCCTCGCTGGCCGCGCTCGGCGGGGCGCTCGCGGAGGCCGGCATCGCGGTGGACCTGGAGGGTGCGCGCAAGGCGGTCGCGGCCGCCTGGCAGTAA
- the ectB gene encoding diaminobutyrate--2-oxoglutarate transaminase: MTITQPDLSVFETLESEVRSYCRGWPTVFDRARGSRMYDEDGHEYLDFFAGAGSLNYGHNNPVLKRALIDYLERDGVTHGLDMSTAAKRNFLESFQNIILRPRDLPYKVMFPGPTGTNAVESALKLARKVKGRESIVSFTNAFHGMSLGALAVTGNAFKRAGAGIPLVHGTPMPFDNYLDGQTPDFIWFERLLEDSGSGLNTPAAVIVETVQGEGGINVARAEWLRKLADVCKRWDMLLIVDDIQMGCGRTGAFFSFEEAGITPDIVTVSKSISGYGLPMSLCLFKPELDVWEPGEHNGTFRGNNPAFVTAAAALETYWTDGAAMEKQTLARGEQIDQALRALRDEFPGDTVEYRGRGLVWGLEFRDKERAGKVAKRAFELGLLIETSGPESEVVKLLPALTITPEELEEGLRTLTRAVRETA; the protein is encoded by the coding sequence GTGACCATCACCCAGCCGGACCTGAGCGTCTTCGAGACCCTTGAGTCGGAGGTGCGCAGCTACTGCCGCGGCTGGCCCACCGTCTTCGACCGGGCCCGGGGCAGCCGCATGTACGACGAGGACGGCCACGAGTACCTGGACTTCTTCGCGGGCGCCGGATCGCTCAACTACGGGCACAACAACCCGGTGCTGAAACGCGCGCTCATCGACTACCTGGAGCGGGACGGCGTCACGCACGGCCTCGACATGTCGACGGCGGCGAAGCGCAACTTCCTGGAGTCGTTCCAGAACATCATCCTGCGCCCGCGCGACCTGCCCTACAAGGTCATGTTCCCGGGCCCGACGGGCACCAACGCCGTCGAGTCCGCGCTGAAGCTGGCCCGCAAGGTCAAGGGCCGCGAGTCGATCGTGTCGTTCACGAACGCCTTCCACGGCATGTCGCTCGGCGCGCTCGCGGTCACCGGCAACGCGTTCAAGCGGGCCGGCGCCGGCATCCCGCTGGTGCACGGCACCCCGATGCCGTTCGACAACTACCTGGACGGGCAGACGCCGGACTTCATCTGGTTCGAGCGGCTCCTGGAGGACTCCGGCTCGGGCCTGAACACGCCCGCCGCCGTGATCGTCGAGACGGTCCAGGGCGAGGGCGGCATCAACGTGGCCCGCGCCGAGTGGCTGCGCAAGCTGGCCGACGTGTGCAAGCGCTGGGACATGCTGCTGATCGTCGACGACATCCAGATGGGCTGCGGCCGCACCGGTGCCTTCTTCTCCTTCGAGGAGGCGGGCATCACACCGGACATCGTGACTGTTTCGAAGTCCATCAGCGGGTACGGACTCCCTATGTCCCTGTGCCTGTTCAAGCCGGAGCTCGACGTCTGGGAGCCGGGCGAGCACAACGGCACGTTCCGCGGCAACAACCCCGCGTTCGTGACGGCCGCCGCCGCTCTGGAGACGTACTGGACCGACGGCGCCGCGATGGAGAAGCAGACGCTGGCCCGCGGCGAGCAGATCGACCAGGCGCTGCGCGCCCTGCGCGACGAGTTCCCCGGCGACACCGTCGAGTACCGCGGCCGTGGCCTGGTGTGGGGCCTGGAGTTCCGCGACAAGGAGCGGGCGGGCAAGGTCGCCAAGCGCGCCTTCGAGCTCGGCCTGCTCATCGAGACGTCCGGCCCCGAGAGCGAGGTCGTCAAGCTGCTTCCGGCGCTGACGATCACGCCCGAGGAGCTGGAGGAAGGCCTGCGCACGCTCACCAGGGCTGTGCGCGAAACGGCCTGA
- the ectA gene encoding diaminobutyrate acetyltransferase — translation MTAAQAQFQLDHPGVSDGAAIWRIARDSKVLDLNSSYSYLLWCRDFAATSVVARDERGEVAGFVTGYIRPERPRTLVVWQVAVDEAHRGHGLAGELLDGLTAKVLGAGRPVSTIETTITPDNSASQALFLSYARRHGAGVAREVLFDAGLFPDDGHLPEELYRIGPIGPGSTPV, via the coding sequence ATGACCGCCGCACAAGCGCAATTCCAGCTCGACCATCCAGGCGTCTCCGACGGCGCTGCGATCTGGCGTATCGCACGCGACTCGAAGGTGCTCGACCTCAACTCCTCGTACAGCTATCTGCTCTGGTGCCGTGATTTCGCGGCCACCTCCGTGGTGGCCCGCGACGAGCGGGGCGAGGTGGCCGGGTTCGTCACCGGGTACATCCGTCCGGAGCGCCCGCGCACCCTCGTGGTGTGGCAGGTCGCCGTGGACGAGGCCCACCGCGGGCACGGTCTGGCCGGCGAACTGCTGGACGGACTGACGGCCAAGGTCCTGGGCGCCGGGCGGCCGGTCAGCACGATCGAGACCACCATCACCCCGGACAACTCGGCGTCCCAGGCGCTGTTCCTGTCCTACGCGCGCCGGCACGGCGCCGGGGTGGCCCGCGAGGTCCTGTTCGACGCCGGGCTGTTCCCGGACGACGGGCACCTGCCCGAGGAGCTGTACCGCATCGGGCCCATCGGCCCCGGCAGCACCCCCGTCTGA